A stretch of the Luteitalea sp. genome encodes the following:
- a CDS encoding 2Fe-2S iron-sulfur cluster binding domain-containing protein, producing the protein MALIALTVNDTRRVADVDPTTPLLWVLRESFGLTGTKFGCGIAQCGACTVILDGNAVRSCVTPIARAEGKRVTTIEGLSPDATHPVQQAWLAEQVAQCGYCQSGQIMSAVVLLRAIVRPTDADIDEAMAGNICRCGTYARIRRAVHRAARSMAGAAE; encoded by the coding sequence ATGGCTCTCATTGCGTTGACTGTCAATGACACACGTCGCGTCGCCGACGTCGATCCGACCACGCCGCTGCTGTGGGTGCTCCGCGAGTCGTTCGGGCTGACGGGCACGAAGTTCGGCTGCGGCATCGCACAGTGCGGCGCGTGCACGGTGATCCTCGATGGCAACGCGGTGCGCTCCTGCGTGACGCCGATCGCGAGAGCCGAGGGCAAGCGCGTGACGACGATCGAAGGGCTCTCGCCGGATGCGACGCATCCTGTGCAGCAGGCCTGGCTCGCGGAACAGGTGGCGCAGTGCGGCTACTGTCAGTCGGGCCAGATCATGTCGGCGGTCGTGCTGTTGCGCGCGATCGTACGCCCGACCGACGCGGACATCGACGAGGCGATGGCCGGCAACATCTGCCGATGTGGAACCTATGCGCGGATTCGGCGAGCGGTGCATCGCGCTGCGCGCTCGATGGCGGGAGCGGCCGAATGA